A window of the Corythoichthys intestinalis isolate RoL2023-P3 chromosome 6, ASM3026506v1, whole genome shotgun sequence genome harbors these coding sequences:
- the LOC130917823 gene encoding general transcription factor II-I repeat domain-containing protein 2-like — protein sequence MAENITKQQIKDINSAAAYSIACDESKDKTDIEQIALFFRYVNSAGPQEEMVELIPLKCQTRGEDICEAVLDCLRAKEIKTTHLVSVATDGAPSMTGAHRGFVALLQKSLDRKLLTFHCILHQEALCAQSFPPECTEVMNVVIQIVNKIMAKGLNHRQFRSLLDEVESAYSDLLLHNRVRWLSRGEVLKRFAACLGEVKTFMSSKGLTFPELEQPEWLEKLHFMVDMTAKLNTLNTTLQGRGGTALHMLEEVLAFERKLTVLARDLQRGTLSHFPSLREFKQAHGVINSEYLQSAITTMQASFGKRFREFREEKNTLSFPVTPLTIDPSLLNVNAFAGVSQPALELELADIADKDIWVSKFKRLTEDLEDVARQKATLAQNHKWSDIENLPRPDKLIFETWNAIPDTYTNMKKYAFGVLSIFGSTYVCEQLFSTMNCIKNKHRLRLTDDSLQSCVKMKVTSYSPDLQKLCAEVQEQKSH from the coding sequence ATGGCAGAAAATATCACAAAACAGCAAATCAAAGACATCAATTCAGCAGCAGCGTACTCAATCGCCTGTGATGAGTCCAAAGACAAAACGGACATTGAACAAATAGCGCTGTTCTTCCGATATGTGAATTCTGCTGGACCACAGGAAGAAATGGTTGAGCTGATACCACTAAAATGCCAGACACGGGGGGAGGACATCTGTGAGGCTGTGCTTGATTGTTTACgagccaaagaaataaaaacaacCCACCTCGTGTCGGTGGCTACCGATGGGGCACCGAGTATGACTGGAGCGCACAGGGGCTTTGTGGCTTTGCTGCAGAAATCATTGGATAGAAAGCTGCTGacttttcattgcatcctgCACCAAGAGGCATTGTGCGCGCAAAGTTTTCCTCCAGAATGCACAGAGGTCATGAATGTTGTTATTCAGATTGTCAATAAAATAATGGCAAAAGGTTTAAATCACCGCCAGTTCCGTTCATTACTGGATGAGGTGGAGAGCGCATACTCTGATCTCCTGCTGCATAACAGAGTCCGGTGGCTGTCCAGAGGAGAGGTGCTGAAACGTTTTGCTGCATGTCTGGGAGAGGTGAAAACTTTCATGAGCAGCAAAGGGCTCACCTTTCCTGAGCTGGAACAGCCAGAGTGGCTGGAAAAACTCCACTTCATGGTGGACATGACAGCGAAACTAAACACGCTGAACACAACGCTTCAGGGGAGAGGAGGCACAGCGCTGCACATGCTGGAGGAGGTGTTGGCGTTTGAGCGCAAACTGACAGTTTTAGCCAGAGATTTACAGAGAGGCACACTGTCTCACTTCCCCTCTTTAAGGGAGTTCAAACAAGCTCACGGAGTGATCAATTCAGAGTATTTGCAGTCTGCAATCACCACAATGCAAGCGTCGTTTGGTAAACGATTCCGTGAGttcagagaggaaaaaaacacattgtccTTCCCCGTCACTCCCCTGACCATTGATCCATCCCTGCTAAACGTGAATGCATTTGCAGGTGTAAGTCAACCTGCTCTGGAGCTGGAGCTGGCTGACATAGCTGACAAAGACATTTGGGTGTCCAAATTCAAACGCTTGACAGAGGACCTTGAAGATGTTGCCCGTCAGAAGGCCACTCTTGCTCAGAATCACAAATGGAGTGATATTGAGAACCTCCCGAGACCGGACAAACTCATATTTGAAACATGGAATGCCATCCCCGACACCTACACGAACATGAAGAAATATGCCTTTGGAGTCCTGTCGATCTTCGGATCCACATATGTATGTGAGCAGCTATTCTCCACCATGAACTGCATTAAAAACAAACACCGCTTACGGCTCACAGATGACAGCTTACAGTCCTGCGTAAAGATGAAAGTGACTTCGTACAGCCCCGATTTGCAGAAGCTGTGCGCAGAGGTTCAGGAGCAGAAGTCCCATTAA
- the LOC130917094 gene encoding coxsackievirus and adenovirus receptor homolog, which translates to MAMMWHFLWPSVLLGVFFNICPACPLEIQKEMNHYYVARGSSVQLPCVYTHTVDSQQYTEVSWSIESADREEQPIIWFTGGRLYSDLYKPMEGRVHFTSADPQNGDASIIIKDVRPSDTEMYRCLVKKLPELDKKILDLTVIEAPSQPLCSVDEEDNSMTLKCSSLQGTPPLHYIWSKSSGNKVLPPQATVDPTGATLHFNITERECGSYRCTVESMVGTKHCDLHLDCSLRDNSVSSPRLLTTTAVAAIVVTITTLFIVIVVFAIFLYRKRKEQPQDIEMEK; encoded by the coding sequence ATGGCGATGATGTGGCACTTCCTTTGGCCTTCTGTCCTCCTGggagtgtttttcaacatttgtcCAGCATGCCCTCTGGAAATCCAGAAGGAAATGAACCACTACTACGTCGCCAGGGGGTCAAGTGTCCAGCTACCCTGTGTGTACACTCACACCGTGGACTCTCAGCAGTACACGGAGGTCTCGTGGAGTATTGAGTCTGCAGACCGAGAGGAGCAACCCATCATTTGGTTTACTGGCGGCCGCTTGTATTCCGATTTGTACAAACCAATGGAAGGGAGGGTCCACTTCACGTCAGCCGATCCCCAAAACGGAGACGCGTCTATCATCATCAAAGATGTACGTCCGTCAGACACGGAGATGTACCGCTGTCTGGTGAAGAAGTTACCAGAACTGGACAAGAAGATCTTAGACCTGACAGTCATAGAGGCACCCAGTCAGCCTCTCTGCAGTGTGGACGAAGAAGACAACAGTATGACGCTGAAATGCAGCTCTCTGCAAGGCACCCCACCTTTGCATTACATCTGGTCCAAGTCCAGCGGAAATAAGGTCTTGCCTCCTCAGGCCACTGTGGACCCCACAGGAGCCACCTTGCATTTCAACATCACCGAGCGGGAGTGTGGAAGCTATCGCTGCACGGTGGAAAGTATGGTGGGCACCAAACACTGTGACCTTCACCTGGACTGTTCACTGCGGGACAACAGTGTGAGCAGTCCACGATTGCTGACAACCACTGCAGTCGCTGCAATCGTTGTCACTATCACCACACTCTTCATTGTCATAGTTGTCTTTGCCATATTCCTCTACCGCAAACGAAAAGAGCAACCCCAGGACattgaaatggaaaaataa